The following proteins are co-located in the Deferribacter autotrophicus genome:
- a CDS encoding histidine kinase dimerization/phospho-acceptor domain-containing protein, with amino-acid sequence MKNKFLPVSIISHELLNYICSISGLLQLLESKDNLSTSNEYLRYVFDSLEKLQLSIEDISLLSNIESGRIQKKVNEICVYDELRFVKDTHFSEFPNNIEVIKNEDEIILHNDEKFFNELIKRVFSLAVNNSSIVKVHVEQLKDYVKISFYFNKISYLKECFDYKIDKVENRILFLKVSVIESLVDFLNAHIESKETDNAFILKIIFNSNSSETG; translated from the coding sequence ATGAAAAATAAATTTTTACCAGTTTCTATTATTAGCCATGAGTTATTAAATTATATTTGTTCTATAAGTGGTTTGCTACAACTTCTTGAAAGTAAAGATAATTTAAGCACATCTAATGAATATTTGAGATATGTTTTTGATTCTTTAGAAAAATTGCAATTATCAATAGAAGATATATCATTGTTATCTAATATAGAATCAGGAAGAATTCAAAAAAAAGTAAACGAGATTTGTGTCTATGATGAATTGAGATTTGTAAAAGATACTCATTTTTCTGAATTTCCAAACAACATTGAAGTTATAAAAAATGAAGATGAAATTATTTTACATAATGATGAAAAATTTTTTAATGAATTGATAAAAAGAGTTTTTTCTTTAGCTGTTAATAATAGTAGTATAGTGAAGGTGCATGTCGAGCAATTAAAAGATTACGTAAAAATTTCATTCTATTTTAATAAAATAAGTTATTTAAAAGAATGTTTTGATTATAAAATTGATAAAGTAGAAAATAGAATACTTTTTTTGAAGGTTTCAGTAATAGAATCATTAGTTGATTTTTTAAATGCACATATTGAATCTAAAGAGACTGATAATGCTTTTATATTAAAAATTATTTTTAATTCAAATAGTTCAGAAACAGGTTAA
- a CDS encoding Hpt domain-containing protein — protein MVGNENLISFPLLEEIYKDKSKLINILQNYISQNEKDFIELKDAIEQSNYTKIKDTAHKMKGSAKYLELQKIVNILQKIENYALEKNIDQIKENLIKLSEELKHTYDKINEYIIKT, from the coding sequence ATGGTTGGTAATGAAAATTTAATATCATTTCCTTTATTGGAAGAAATTTATAAGGATAAATCCAAGCTTATAAATATTCTTCAAAATTATATATCGCAAAATGAAAAAGATTTTATAGAGTTAAAAGATGCTATAGAACAAAGTAACTACACAAAGATAAAAGACACAGCTCATAAGATGAAAGGTTCTGCTAAATATCTAGAACTTCAAAAAATTGTAAATATATTACAAAAAATAGAAAATTATGCTTTAGAAAAGAATATAGATCAAATAAAAGAAAACTTAATAAAGTTATCTGAAGAATTAAAACATACCTACGACAAAATTAATGAATATATTATCAAAACTTAA
- a CDS encoding ATP-binding protein produces MLKEKSISSKINKLLYHRKLIIITIIIIIFIYVIITDIIIIKRINYNDQFLKKKIEESKIALETKQQFLSTMSHEIRTPLNGIIGITNLLKNFNYPPEQKELINTLENASKSLLMIINDILDLSKIEDNKIKITKEEFCLEREIIELIDMFVLEATKKNIELILKYDSSIPNVLIGDYGKLKQILYNLLSNAIKFTEKGHVKLSVVKKAEANNNVVLDFSVEDTGIGIKKENIEEIFNPFYQIQQTRIRKSGGTGLGLAITKNLINILGGDIKVNSVENKGTSFKFTLSFEKSGDIIINQKDFLKDYHIFFIIQKHEMIPIYEDIFNFYNVKNFTISDDMSVLFKEAEKSSKTLKKIIIIDEDILFDKTKNNEAIRFLYQYKKSTNIYLYAKRINERLIKIIKLYNLYLIQKPFTLSKLFNVLIGHNYFEKNLVNFKINKGNKIINKLKNKKILVVDDNELNRDIIKSFLIHYEVNVETSDNGFDAINKCLTNDFDAIIMDYHMPVMDGIEATK; encoded by the coding sequence TTGTTAAAAGAAAAATCAATATCAAGTAAAATTAATAAACTACTTTATCATAGGAAACTTATAATAATTACTATAATTATAATTATTTTTATTTACGTAATCATCACTGATATTATTATAATTAAAAGAATTAATTATAATGATCAATTTTTAAAGAAAAAAATAGAAGAAAGCAAAATTGCTCTTGAAACAAAACAACAATTCTTATCTACAATGAGCCATGAAATACGAACTCCTTTAAATGGTATTATCGGAATTACAAATTTATTAAAAAATTTTAATTATCCTCCAGAACAAAAAGAATTAATTAATACACTTGAAAACGCTTCAAAATCACTTTTAATGATAATCAATGATATTCTTGATCTTTCTAAAATTGAAGACAATAAAATAAAAATAACAAAAGAAGAGTTCTGTTTGGAAAGAGAAATCATTGAACTCATTGACATGTTTGTTTTAGAGGCTACTAAAAAAAATATAGAACTTATCTTGAAGTATGACAGTTCAATTCCTAATGTATTAATAGGAGATTACGGTAAGCTTAAGCAAATTTTGTATAATCTGCTTAGTAATGCGATAAAATTTACAGAAAAAGGTCATGTCAAACTTTCAGTAGTTAAAAAAGCCGAAGCTAACAACAACGTAGTTCTAGATTTTTCCGTGGAAGACACTGGAATTGGTATAAAAAAAGAAAATATAGAAGAAATTTTTAATCCATTTTATCAAATTCAACAAACCAGAATCAGAAAATCTGGTGGTACAGGGTTAGGCCTTGCGATAACAAAAAATTTAATTAATATACTTGGCGGAGATATTAAAGTAAATAGTGTAGAAAATAAAGGGACATCTTTTAAATTTACATTAAGTTTTGAGAAAAGTGGTGATATAATTATCAATCAAAAAGATTTTCTAAAAGATTATCATATCTTTTTTATAATTCAAAAACATGAAATGATACCAATCTATGAAGACATTTTTAATTTTTACAATGTTAAAAATTTTACAATTTCTGATGATATGAGTGTTCTATTTAAAGAAGCCGAAAAATCTAGCAAAACCCTAAAGAAAATTATAATTATTGATGAAGATATTTTATTTGATAAAACTAAAAATAACGAAGCTATAAGATTCTTATACCAATATAAGAAATCTACAAATATTTATCTATATGCAAAAAGAATAAATGAACGTTTAATAAAAATTATAAAGCTATACAATCTCTATCTAATACAAAAACCTTTTACTCTATCGAAACTCTTTAATGTTCTTATAGGACATAATTATTTTGAGAAAAATTTGGTTAATTTCAAAATTAACAAAGGTAACAAAATAATAAATAAGCTCAAAAATAAGAAAATTTTAGTTGTAGATGATAATGAGTTAAACAGAGATATAATAAAATCTTTTTTAATACATTATGAAGTAAATGTTGAAACAAGTGATAACGGCTTTGATGCAATAAATAAATGTTTAACCAATGATTTCGATGCAATAATTATGGATTATCATATGCCAGTAATGGATGGGATAGAAGCAACAAAATGA